A portion of the Rhinolophus sinicus isolate RSC01 linkage group LG16, ASM3656204v1, whole genome shotgun sequence genome contains these proteins:
- the B3GNT4 gene encoding N-acetyllactosaminide beta-1,3-N-acetylglucosaminyltransferase 4 produces the protein MFRRLGWLVLYSLAVLLLSCLLFLKKEAKPAGGSMVRQPFWAPPGPRRSQCPPNHTVANASLSLPSRHRLFLTYRHCRNFSILLEPSGCAKDIFLLLAIKSQPGHVERRAAIRSTWGRKGDWARRRQLKLVFLLGVAGPAPPAQLLAYESREFDDILQWDFAEDFFNLTLKELHLQRWVAAACPQAHFMLKGDDDVFVHVPNVLEFLDGWDPAKDLLVGDVIRQALPNRNTKVKYFIPPSMYRARHYPPYAGGGGYVMSRATVQRLQAAVEEAELFPIDDVFVGMCLRKLGVSPMHHAGFKTFGIRRPLDPLDPCLYRGLLLVHRLSPLEMWTMWALVTDEGLKCAAAPMSQLRVG, from the coding sequence ATGTTCCGCAGGCTGGGCTGGCTGGTCCTGTACAGTCTCGCTGTGCTGCTGCTCAGCTGCCTGCTCTTCCTGAAGAAGGAAGCCAAGCCGGCAGGGGGCTCCATGGTGCGCCAGCCCTTCTGGGCTCCCCCAGGGCCCCGCCGCAGCCAGTGTCCCCCCAACCACACGGTGGCTAATGCCTCCCTGTCCCTGCCTAGCCGTCACCGCCTCTTCTTGACCTATCGCCACTGCCGCAACTTCTCCATCTTGCTGGAGCCTTCAGGCTGTGCCAAGGACATCTTTCTGCTCCTGGCCATCAAGTCGCAGCCCGGCCACGTGGAGAGGCGTGCGGCCATCCGCAGCACATGGGGTCGGAAGGGGGACTGGGCCAGGCGCCGGCAGCTGAAGCTGGTGTTCCTCCTCGGGGTGGCAGGCcctgcacccccagcccagctgctGGCCTATGAGAGTCGGGAGTTCGATGATATTCTCCAGTGGGACTTCGCTGAGGACTTCTTCAACCTGACGCTCAAGGAGCTGCACCTGCAGCGCTGGGTGGCCGCTGCCTGTCCCCAGGCCCACTTCATGCTAAAGGGAGATGATGATGTCTTTGTCCACGTCCCCAATGTGCTGGAGTTCCTGGATGGCTGGGACCCAGCGAAAGACCTCCTGGTGGGAGACGTCATCCGCCAGGCTCTGCCTAACAGGAACACCAAGGTCAAATACTTCATCCCACCCTCCATGTACAGGGCTCGCCACTACCCGCCCTatgctgggggtggagggtatGTCATGTCCAGGGCCACTGTGCAGCGCCTCCAGGCAGCCGTGGAAGAGGCTGAACTCTTCCCCATCGATGACGTGTTTGTGGGTATGTGCCTGAGGAAGCTGGGGGTGAGCCCCATGCACCATGCTGGCTTCAAGACGTTCGGAATACGGCGGCCCCTGGACCCCCTGGACCCCTGCCTGTACAGAGGGCTCCTACTGGTGCACCGCCTCAGCCCCCTGGAGATGTGGACCATGTGGGCACTGGTGACAGATGAGGGGCTCAAGTGCGCGGCTGCCCCCATGTCCCAGCTCCGAGTGGGCTGA